The following is a genomic window from Chitinophaga caseinilytica.
GTGAACAACACCGCCCGCTCCAGGCTGATCCGCCGCCACCAGCCACCCGCCCCGCCGCTTTTACGAAAATAACCCTGCAACTGCACCGCTACTTCGATCACCATCGTACCCATAGCCGCCGTGGCAAAGCACCCGCCGGGAATATCCGGCACACGCAGGCTTTCCATCCCAAATACTTGCAACCACAACCAAACGATAAACACAAGCCCCCAGGCACTTACGCGCCACCATAGCGCGGCACTTTCCGTCCAGCGACCGCGCAGCGCCACGTATAGCCATACCGGTAACTGGCAGACCACCACCAGGCCATATATCTTTCCGTACATCGCCCAACCGCTGTCAGCCGCCAGCGTATAGATAGCCGCTATCCAGGCGAACCACCCCGCCAGTAACCATAGCTCCAGCCCGCGCATCCCGGCCAGTACGTTTTCGTGCCTCTTTTTCGTGTTCATACGGATTAAAAGAAATCAATCCGGGGAATCTGGACAAAATTTAATGACGAACGACCTTGTTTTCGTGATGTAAGTTCGCCGGTCCGGAAATCAGGGTTTATACACCTTTCATCATGGTCCCGGAAGTGTACGGCATATCAAATTGCCGGTGAAAAATACCGGCGATAATTTGCCTTCATATCAAAAAAACGAACCCGCATGTCTCGCCTTCACATTCACCGACTCACCAAAAAATATGGCAGCCTGACGGCGCTCAACGGGCTGTCGCTCTCCATCCCCAACGGCATGTTCGGCTTGCTGGGCCCCAACGGCGCCGGCAAATCGACCCTCATGCGCACCCTCGCCACCCTGCAGCCGCCGGATGAAGGACAAATCCTGTTCGATGGTACCGACATCCTCCGCAACCCCGATTTCCTCCGCAGCCGGCTGGGCTACCTTCCACAGGATTTCGGCGTCTATCCCCGCGTTTCCGCCCTTTCCCTCCTCCACCACCTCGCCATATTAAAAGGCATCCTGCACCCCGGGGAGCGCCGCGAACAGGTGGACGCACTTTTGCATCAAACACATTTGTACCACGTCCGGAAACGCGCCGTGAGCAGCTTTTCCGGCGGCATGCGCCAGCGTTTCGGCATCGCACAGGCATTGCTGGGCAACCCACAGCTCCTGATCGCCGACGAGCCCACGGCAGGCCTCGATCCGCTGGAACGGAACCGCTTCCACGACCTGCTCAGCGAAGTCGGCGAACAGATCGTCGTCATTCTCAGTACCCATATCGTCGAAGACGTGCACGACCTCTGCCAGGACATGGCCATTCTCGCCGCCGGCAACATCATCCTTC
Proteins encoded in this region:
- a CDS encoding ABC transporter ATP-binding protein; its protein translation is MSRLHIHRLTKKYGSLTALNGLSLSIPNGMFGLLGPNGAGKSTLMRTLATLQPPDEGQILFDGTDILRNPDFLRSRLGYLPQDFGVYPRVSALSLLHHLAILKGILHPGERREQVDALLHQTHLYHVRKRAVSSFSGGMRQRFGIAQALLGNPQLLIADEPTAGLDPLERNRFHDLLSEVGEQIVVILSTHIVEDVHDLCQDMAILAAGNIILRGKPSQLTESIRGRIWRKSVEHNAVAAHQLAWNVVSVRLSGGKKQVFVLSDSDPGQGFEPIEPGLELVYFTALNGAARPEKESAAC